A genomic window from Chitinophaga pollutisoli includes:
- a CDS encoding biotin--[acetyl-CoA-carboxylase] ligase — protein sequence MIGFPFHVLNTVDSTNNYAMARVSEGPVTAGSTWFAMEQTAGKGQRGKQWRSEPGENIMLSTVLQPALGLHQQFMLSVAVALGAFDFFCKYAGDESRIKWSNDIYWRDRKAGGILIENVLRGSVWQYAIVGVGLNINTPRFPDELQNPVSLRQITGREWDTIELAQDLCRHLDKRYQQLSPDTYPAMLTDYKSHLYRMEEPALYRINGEVFQGVIRDVLPDGRLCLEKNKEILELGFGEVEFVFTR from the coding sequence GTGATAGGCTTTCCGTTTCACGTGCTCAATACGGTAGACAGCACCAATAACTATGCCATGGCCCGGGTGTCTGAAGGCCCCGTAACCGCGGGTTCCACGTGGTTCGCCATGGAGCAGACCGCAGGGAAAGGGCAGCGCGGCAAACAGTGGCGTTCCGAACCCGGAGAAAACATCATGCTCTCCACCGTCCTCCAACCCGCCCTGGGCCTGCATCAGCAATTCATGCTCAGCGTGGCCGTCGCGCTCGGCGCCTTTGACTTCTTCTGCAAATACGCCGGCGACGAATCCCGCATCAAATGGAGTAATGATATTTACTGGCGTGACAGAAAGGCAGGGGGTATACTTATCGAGAACGTTTTGCGCGGAAGCGTCTGGCAATATGCCATAGTGGGGGTGGGCCTCAACATCAACACGCCCCGCTTCCCCGATGAACTGCAAAACCCCGTTTCCCTCCGCCAGATCACAGGACGCGAATGGGATACCATCGAGCTCGCGCAAGACCTCTGCCGCCATCTCGACAAACGCTATCAGCAACTCAGCCCCGACACCTACCCCGCCATGCTTACGGACTATAAATCGCACCTTTACCGCATGGAAGAACCTGCGCTTTACCGCATCAACGGCGAAGTATTCCAGGGCGTCATCCGCGACGTACTACCCGACGGCCGCCTGTGCCTGGAAAAGAATAAAGAAATACTGGAACTGGGATTCGGGGAAGTGGAATTCGTTTTCACCCGGTAA
- the rsfS gene encoding ribosome silencing factor produces the protein MAPLTILNSRKKAVTRVNRNSKIFTSIIKAIQEKKGENIVSLDLRKIPEAVADFFIICEANSSNQVKAIADFVEEEVKKNTDESAYKHEGFTAQQWILVDYVNIVVHIFIPETRKFYSLEEMWSDAERMEHLDH, from the coding sequence TTGGCACCCTTGACCATACTGAACAGCAGGAAAAAGGCGGTAACCCGCGTTAACAGAAACAGCAAGATTTTTACTTCCATCATAAAGGCCATACAGGAGAAAAAAGGGGAAAACATCGTTTCCCTTGATCTAAGAAAGATTCCTGAAGCGGTAGCTGATTTCTTTATCATTTGTGAGGCCAATTCCAGTAACCAAGTTAAGGCTATAGCGGATTTTGTGGAGGAGGAAGTGAAGAAAAACACGGACGAATCCGCGTACAAACACGAAGGGTTCACGGCTCAGCAGTGGATCCTGGTGGATTATGTTAACATAGTAGTGCATATTTTCATCCCCGAAACCCGCAAATTCTACAGCCTGGAAGAAATGTGGAGCGATGCGGAACGCATGGAACACCTCGATCACTGA
- the ftsH gene encoding ATP-dependent zinc metalloprotease FtsH, whose product MEKGGNNYSKGSDKTPKKGPKFNIYWVYAFIGIALLAMNFVLPFSSQPKELSGFKEFQQRFLRTGDVEKLVVVNKALVEVYIKKERLSQPQYSEVAKGKLGAQNPGPHYQFTIGSVESFQKELDRAQDGMPLADQMNVSYVPRTAWFEPLMQILLPILLLIGMWVLLMRKMGGPSGGSGGPGGIFNIGKSKATLFDKGTRVNITFNDVAGLDEAKVEVMEIVDFLKNPKKYTALGGKIPKGALLVGPPGTGKTLLAKAMAGEAQVPFFSMSGSDFVELFVGVGASRVRDLFKQAREKAPCIIFIDEIDAIGRARGKNVMMSNDERENTLNQLLVEMDGFGTDSGIIILAATNRPDVLDSALLRPGRFDRQISIDKPDLFGREHIFNVHLKPIKTSPNLDIKKLASMTPGFAGADIANVCNEAALIAARKGKNEVEMEDFNDAIDRVIGGLEKKNKIISPEEKEVIAYHEAGHAICGWYLEHANPLVKVTIVPRGVAALGYAQYLPKEQYLYNTEQLMDDICMTLGGRAVEDIVFGKISTGAQNDLQVITRMAYAMVTVYGMNDKVGNVSFYDPNNEQSFTKPYSEETAKMIDDEVRILIDKAYQRTKGLLTDKLPQVKLLAEELLKKEVLYKDDLERLIGKRPYDAHKEHIPTKAGIGVEGVHPSDIINPSPANVTTDQD is encoded by the coding sequence ATGGAAAAAGGAGGCAATAACTATAGCAAGGGATCGGATAAGACACCGAAGAAAGGACCAAAGTTCAACATCTACTGGGTGTACGCCTTCATCGGCATTGCCCTGCTGGCCATGAATTTTGTACTGCCGTTCTCCAGTCAACCCAAAGAACTGTCCGGTTTCAAAGAATTCCAGCAACGCTTTCTCCGCACCGGCGACGTAGAAAAGCTGGTGGTGGTGAACAAAGCGCTGGTGGAAGTATACATCAAGAAAGAACGCCTGAGCCAGCCCCAATACTCTGAAGTAGCCAAAGGCAAACTCGGCGCCCAGAACCCCGGCCCGCATTACCAGTTCACCATCGGAAGCGTGGAAAGCTTCCAGAAGGAGCTCGACCGCGCGCAGGACGGCATGCCGCTGGCCGATCAGATGAACGTATCCTACGTTCCCCGGACGGCCTGGTTCGAACCTCTCATGCAAATACTGCTGCCCATCCTCCTGCTTATCGGCATGTGGGTGCTGCTCATGCGTAAAATGGGCGGCCCCTCCGGCGGAAGCGGCGGACCCGGCGGTATTTTCAATATCGGCAAATCCAAAGCCACCCTCTTCGATAAAGGCACCCGCGTTAACATCACCTTCAATGATGTTGCCGGCCTCGACGAAGCCAAAGTGGAAGTGATGGAAATCGTGGATTTCCTCAAGAACCCGAAGAAGTACACCGCGCTCGGTGGTAAAATCCCGAAAGGAGCCCTCCTCGTAGGCCCTCCCGGTACAGGTAAAACCCTCCTGGCCAAAGCCATGGCCGGCGAAGCGCAAGTGCCCTTCTTCTCCATGTCCGGCTCCGACTTCGTGGAACTGTTCGTTGGCGTAGGCGCTTCCCGCGTTCGCGACCTCTTCAAACAAGCCCGCGAAAAAGCCCCCTGTATCATCTTCATCGACGAAATCGACGCCATCGGCCGCGCCCGGGGCAAGAATGTCATGATGTCCAACGATGAGCGGGAGAATACCCTCAACCAGCTCCTCGTGGAAATGGACGGCTTCGGGACCGACAGCGGCATCATCATCCTCGCCGCCACGAACCGGCCCGACGTGCTGGACAGCGCCCTGCTGCGCCCCGGCCGTTTCGACCGCCAGATCTCCATCGACAAACCCGATCTCTTCGGCCGTGAACATATCTTCAACGTACACCTGAAGCCCATCAAGACGTCGCCCAACCTCGACATCAAGAAGCTCGCTTCCATGACCCCCGGCTTCGCCGGTGCGGACATCGCCAACGTATGTAACGAAGCCGCCCTCATCGCCGCCCGTAAAGGGAAGAACGAAGTGGAAATGGAAGACTTCAACGATGCCATCGACCGTGTGATCGGCGGCCTCGAAAAGAAAAACAAAATCATCTCTCCGGAAGAGAAAGAAGTAATCGCCTACCACGAAGCCGGGCATGCCATATGCGGCTGGTACCTCGAACACGCCAACCCGCTCGTGAAAGTGACTATCGTTCCCCGTGGCGTTGCCGCCCTCGGATACGCACAGTATCTCCCGAAAGAACAATATCTCTACAACACCGAACAACTGATGGACGATATCTGCATGACCCTCGGCGGCCGCGCGGTAGAAGATATCGTGTTCGGAAAGATCTCCACCGGCGCGCAAAACGACCTGCAGGTGATCACCCGGATGGCTTATGCCATGGTGACCGTCTACGGTATGAACGACAAGGTGGGCAACGTTTCCTTCTACGATCCGAACAACGAACAGTCGTTCACCAAACCGTACTCCGAGGAAACCGCGAAAATGATCGACGACGAGGTACGTATCCTCATCGACAAAGCGTACCAGCGCACCAAAGGCCTGCTGACCGACAAGCTGCCCCAGGTGAAACTGCTGGCGGAAGAACTGCTGAAAAAAGAAGTGCTGTATAAAGACGACCTCGAACGCCTCATCGGCAAACGGCCGTACGACGCACATAAAGAACATATCCCGACAAAGGCAGGTATTGGTGTAGAAGGCGTTCATCCTTCCGATATCATCAATCCTTCTCCGGCTAACGTAACAACAGACCAGGACTAA
- a CDS encoding lactate utilization protein — protein sequence MKVSPAKENILKRVRNALSQPVQLPFPHAEGNNSVFETEHEGLELKFAEEFSKLQGKFIFCSSREELADNLQSLVENKEWKHIHCKTPGVEAILQPFNPAYLNVGDMTEMDAAITDCEMLVARTGSIVMSAAQPSGRALPVFAPVHLVVAFSHQLVFDVKDGIQRLKEKYQGNLPSMISFATGPSRTADIEKTLVVGVHGPKEVYVFLLDE from the coding sequence ATGAAAGTATCTCCCGCCAAAGAAAACATCCTGAAAAGGGTCCGCAACGCGCTCAGCCAGCCCGTACAGCTCCCGTTCCCTCATGCGGAAGGCAATAATTCCGTATTCGAAACGGAGCACGAAGGCCTCGAACTGAAGTTCGCGGAAGAGTTTTCCAAATTGCAGGGCAAATTCATCTTCTGCTCTTCCCGGGAAGAACTGGCGGACAATCTCCAGTCGCTCGTGGAAAACAAGGAGTGGAAACACATTCATTGCAAAACGCCGGGTGTGGAAGCCATCCTCCAGCCGTTCAACCCCGCTTACCTCAACGTAGGCGATATGACGGAAATGGACGCGGCCATCACCGATTGCGAAATGCTCGTGGCCCGCACGGGTTCCATCGTGATGAGCGCGGCGCAGCCTTCGGGCAGGGCCCTGCCCGTGTTCGCCCCCGTTCACCTGGTGGTGGCATTCTCCCACCAGCTCGTGTTCGACGTGAAAGATGGCATCCAGCGCCTGAAAGAGAAATACCAGGGAAATCTTCCCTCCATGATCTCTTTCGCCACCGGCCCCAGCCGTACCGCCGATATCGAGAAAACACTTGTAGTAGGGGTGCATGGGCCGAAGGAAGTGTATGTTTTCCTTCTCGATGAATAA
- a CDS encoding UDP-2,3-diacylglucosamine diphosphatase has product MNIHLPPGKRVYFASDFHLGAPDMARSRQREKLIVQWLDDASRDAQHIFLVGDIFDFWFEYKHVVPKGYTRLLGKLAELRDKGIGITVFIGNHDMWMDGYFEQELEIPVYFEPRQYEIGGKKFYIGHGDGLGPGDHGYKFLKKIFRNPVCRFLFSCIPPNWGISMANYWSRKSRAATGEKLETFLGENEEWLAIYSREILQKEHFDYFIFGHRHLPLDLKLADHSRYINLGDWLNYHSYAVFDGTTTELKYYKTEEA; this is encoded by the coding sequence ATGAACATTCATCTGCCGCCCGGCAAACGTGTATACTTCGCCTCTGATTTTCACCTCGGCGCCCCCGATATGGCCCGCAGCCGCCAGCGGGAAAAGCTGATCGTGCAGTGGCTCGACGACGCTTCCCGCGATGCGCAGCACATCTTCCTCGTCGGCGATATCTTCGATTTCTGGTTCGAATACAAACATGTGGTTCCGAAAGGTTACACCCGCCTCCTCGGCAAGCTCGCCGAACTGCGCGACAAAGGCATCGGGATCACCGTCTTCATCGGCAACCACGACATGTGGATGGACGGATACTTTGAGCAGGAACTGGAAATTCCTGTTTACTTCGAGCCGCGCCAGTACGAGATCGGCGGCAAGAAATTCTATATCGGTCATGGCGACGGGCTGGGCCCCGGCGATCACGGGTACAAGTTCCTGAAGAAAATCTTCCGCAATCCTGTTTGCCGCTTCCTGTTTTCGTGCATTCCGCCGAACTGGGGCATCTCCATGGCCAACTACTGGAGCCGCAAGAGCCGCGCCGCCACCGGCGAAAAGCTGGAAACCTTCCTCGGGGAAAATGAGGAATGGCTGGCGATCTATTCACGCGAAATTTTACAAAAAGAGCATTTCGATTACTTCATCTTCGGCCACCGCCACCTGCCGCTCGATCTGAAGCTGGCGGATCATTCGCGCTACATCAACCTGGGCGACTGGCTGAATTACCATTCCTACGCCGTGTTCGACGGCACAACTACCGAACTGAAATATTACAAAACGGAAGAAGCCTAA
- the recO gene encoding DNA repair protein RecO yields MLHKTPGIVLRTVKYGDTSVILSIFTELFGIQSYIVNGVRSSRPKAAKGNILQPGNILDLVVYHHEQKNIQRISEFKPGHIYTTMHVNIVKNTVALYLIELLQKSLKQPEPDPELYHFTEKVFRALDTENTAVAANLPLFFTLRFAAHLGFHFAGHYSEYTPYLDLAEGTYVDLPPHHTNYLDEANSQLTDRLQNIHHIPDLEHVLMNKERRRNLLYAYLDFYKLHLPDFKELHSPPILHEILG; encoded by the coding sequence ATGCTGCATAAAACACCGGGCATCGTGCTCCGCACCGTCAAATATGGAGACACCAGCGTGATCCTGAGCATCTTCACGGAACTGTTCGGGATTCAGTCCTATATCGTGAACGGCGTGCGCTCATCCCGCCCGAAAGCGGCCAAGGGCAACATCCTCCAGCCAGGCAACATCCTCGATTTGGTGGTGTATCATCACGAACAGAAAAACATCCAGCGGATTTCAGAATTCAAACCGGGACATATTTACACGACTATGCACGTGAACATCGTGAAAAACACGGTGGCGCTGTATCTCATCGAATTATTGCAGAAATCCCTCAAGCAGCCGGAGCCCGATCCCGAACTGTACCACTTCACCGAAAAGGTATTCCGCGCCCTCGATACCGAGAACACCGCCGTAGCCGCCAACCTCCCGCTTTTCTTCACCTTGCGCTTTGCCGCGCATCTCGGGTTCCACTTCGCGGGGCATTACTCGGAGTACACGCCTTACCTCGACCTCGCGGAAGGTACTTATGTCGACCTTCCCCCGCACCACACCAATTATCTCGACGAAGCCAACAGCCAGCTCACCGACAGGCTACAGAACATCCACCACATCCCCGATCTGGAGCATGTGCTCATGAACAAGGAGCGCCGGCGCAACCTGCTGTACGCGTACCTGGATTTCTACAAGCTGCACCTCCCCGATTTCAAGGAACTGCACAGTCCGCCCATCCTGCACGAAATACTCGGTTAG
- a CDS encoding two-component regulator propeller domain-containing protein, with protein sequence MKHVPLLDISFLTFISNALRSQNIPIGQWREHFPARQAVAVTAGGGEIFCATAHGLFSVSADEHAITRYGKSSGLHDAGIAAMAWHEGTGTLVLAYRNGNIDLLSNGRVTNIPEVLQRPGAPDKAAGAILITGDKALLPLPFGIIAIDLRRREISDTWTPGFPVTSAAILQNDIYAATPQGVFRAPLNAPNLADPGYWQPLPPLPVPAQQLAAGSYLAARVRDTIFRYGNGAWEKWIHGRGTITFLQSGGNVLFAGLPGRVLRIQGDTETTFAHPLLSAPAGAAETGTALWLADRQNGLILHQNNTYASLTPDAPAGTGAGALLAYNGELWAASGTVSGNGSPSGNALPLSVFREGEWSQPGNALPDAVALAAGNGNVYAGSFGGGVSTFRNGAFALEEKPLGRENIAGLAADAQGNLWASAYGASQQQLLVKQSTGGWTGLNVPFFLPSNALSQILIDNSDLKWMVSPQGGGVVILHHGANIADARDDRWKHLLSGTGRGNLPSSQVYCLAQDRDGWIWIGTARGIGVVQCAPDIMAANACEAWLPVVRTDNFAGYLFQNEQVLSIAVDGANRKWAGTRNGAWLVSADGSRILQHFHTGNSPLPNNAVQRIAIDPATGEVFFATENGLVSWRGEATEGSETQQPGALVFPNPVPSGYDGPIAIRGLVRDAYIKITDVTGKLVFQTRAQGGQAIWNGKDYTGFRPQSGIYLILASDAEGKEKIVSKLVFIR encoded by the coding sequence TTGAAACATGTTCCGTTACTGGATATTTCTTTTTTAACATTCATTTCCAACGCCTTACGGTCGCAAAACATACCAATCGGCCAATGGCGGGAGCATTTCCCGGCACGCCAGGCCGTTGCCGTTACCGCAGGCGGCGGGGAAATCTTCTGCGCTACGGCGCACGGGCTTTTCTCTGTATCGGCGGACGAGCACGCCATCACCCGCTACGGCAAATCCTCCGGCCTGCACGACGCGGGCATTGCGGCGATGGCCTGGCACGAAGGCACCGGCACTCTCGTGCTGGCATACCGCAACGGCAATATCGACCTCCTGTCCAACGGCAGGGTAACCAACATTCCCGAAGTGCTCCAACGCCCGGGAGCGCCAGACAAAGCCGCCGGCGCCATCCTCATCACGGGCGACAAAGCCCTCCTGCCCCTGCCCTTTGGCATCATCGCCATCGACCTCCGCCGCCGTGAAATCTCCGACACCTGGACGCCCGGCTTCCCCGTTACTTCCGCCGCCATCCTGCAAAACGATATCTACGCCGCCACGCCGCAAGGCGTTTTCCGCGCCCCGCTCAACGCGCCCAACCTGGCAGACCCGGGTTACTGGCAGCCACTGCCCCCGCTTCCCGTCCCCGCGCAACAACTGGCCGCCGGCAGCTACCTGGCCGCCCGTGTCCGGGATACTATTTTCCGTTATGGTAACGGTGCCTGGGAAAAATGGATACATGGCCGCGGGACGATCACCTTCCTCCAATCCGGCGGGAACGTCTTGTTCGCGGGGCTCCCGGGCAGGGTGCTCCGCATCCAGGGTGATACCGAAACCACCTTCGCCCATCCATTACTGTCCGCTCCCGCCGGCGCCGCCGAAACCGGCACTGCGCTTTGGCTGGCCGACCGGCAGAACGGCCTGATCCTTCATCAAAATAACACCTACGCCTCCCTTACGCCCGACGCCCCCGCAGGCACGGGCGCCGGAGCCTTGCTCGCCTACAATGGCGAACTCTGGGCTGCGTCGGGGACGGTCAGCGGTAACGGTTCTCCCTCTGGCAACGCGCTACCGCTTTCCGTTTTCCGGGAAGGCGAATGGTCGCAACCGGGGAATGCGCTGCCCGATGCCGTAGCCCTCGCAGCCGGGAACGGGAATGTGTATGCAGGCTCCTTCGGCGGAGGGGTTTCCACTTTCCGCAACGGCGCCTTCGCCCTGGAAGAAAAACCCCTGGGCCGGGAAAACATCGCGGGACTCGCGGCCGACGCGCAGGGCAACCTCTGGGCTTCCGCCTATGGCGCATCGCAGCAACAGCTGCTGGTAAAACAGTCCACCGGCGGATGGACCGGCCTCAACGTCCCTTTCTTCCTTCCATCCAACGCCCTTTCCCAAATCCTCATCGATAACAGCGATCTTAAATGGATGGTATCGCCGCAGGGCGGAGGTGTGGTGATATTGCATCACGGCGCCAACATCGCCGACGCGCGCGACGACCGCTGGAAGCATCTCCTTTCCGGCACCGGCCGTGGCAATCTTCCTTCTTCGCAGGTCTATTGCCTGGCGCAGGACCGCGACGGCTGGATCTGGATCGGCACCGCACGTGGCATCGGCGTGGTGCAATGCGCGCCGGACATCATGGCCGCCAATGCTTGCGAGGCCTGGCTGCCGGTGGTGCGCACCGATAACTTCGCCGGGTATCTTTTCCAAAACGAACAGGTATTGAGTATAGCCGTCGACGGCGCCAACCGGAAATGGGCGGGCACCCGGAACGGGGCCTGGCTGGTGAGTGCCGACGGGAGCCGGATTTTGCAGCATTTCCATACGGGCAACAGCCCATTGCCGAACAATGCCGTTCAACGCATCGCCATTGATCCCGCCACGGGCGAGGTATTTTTCGCAACGGAGAACGGATTGGTATCCTGGCGCGGCGAAGCAACCGAAGGCAGTGAAACGCAGCAGCCCGGAGCACTCGTCTTCCCCAACCCCGTGCCATCCGGCTACGACGGCCCCATCGCCATCCGCGGCCTCGTGCGCGATGCGTATATAAAAATCACTGATGTAACAGGGAAACTGGTGTTCCAGACGAGGGCGCAGGGCGGCCAGGCTATCTGGAACGGAAAGGATTATACAGGCTTCCGGCCGCAAAGCGGTATCTACCTCATATTGGCCAGTGATGCGGAAGGAAAGGAAAAAATCGTGTCGAAGCTGGTATTTATCCGCTGA
- a CDS encoding efflux RND transporter permease subunit, with translation MWQRLAAFVLKFRLWLLALLFLGTGIMAYFASKVELSYEFTGAIPRDNPKWLVYQQFKQQFGEDGNMMVVGIETDNLFQLDFFRDYVAMNDALRKVPAVENTLSIPVAVNLVKDDSTKKLKAVPLFQPLPQTQAELDSLKDVFHSLPFYKGLLYSANSNSYLLAVHINKEILNSKRRIEVVQNIQKIAEAFGQKHNLDVKLSGLPMIRTIMATKVADELKMFLYISFVLTALILLLFFRSFSAVLMSMIVVAIGVIWSVGTIVLCGYKITLLTGLIPPLIVVIGIPNCVYFLNKYHTEYALHGDKMKSLVRMVQKMGIVTLFTNLTAAIGFGVFYFTNSEILKQFGVVAGVNIMLIFLISFIFLPSVLSYLPPPKTKHTSYLDNKACRWVLEFLNRLVFNYRPWVYAFTVIMVVLAGVGMMRLRPVGFIVDDIPKSDKLYTDLKFFEQRFKGVMPLEIAVDTKKKNGVVNLRTLEKLDELGKIIAEQPAFARPLSVAEGIKFAKQAYYNGDSLNYTVPNQFDIGFLAPYLRMKGNGDKSVFTQLVSSFMDSTRQVARMSVNMADVGSVALPLLLDSLRPHVDRIFDTAQYNVTFTGTSIIFLEGSRFIINGLAESILLAFVLIIFCMLYLFRSWRMLVISLVPNIIPLLVTAGVMGWMDIAIKPSTVLVFSIALGIAIDVTIRFLVNFKQELPLNNYDISATVRHTINDTGLSIIYTSLILFAGFMIFSFSEFQGTKALGWLTSLTLVMAMVTNLTILPAMLLWMEKALQKKARKKELWKALDDEADLEMKEIGLDERKN, from the coding sequence ATGTGGCAGCGCCTGGCAGCTTTTGTTTTGAAATTCCGTTTGTGGCTTCTGGCTTTGTTGTTTCTGGGAACGGGCATCATGGCTTATTTCGCGAGTAAAGTGGAGCTCTCCTACGAGTTCACCGGCGCTATCCCGCGCGATAACCCGAAATGGCTCGTTTACCAGCAGTTCAAGCAACAGTTCGGGGAAGACGGCAATATGATGGTGGTTGGTATTGAAACCGATAACCTTTTCCAGCTGGATTTCTTCCGCGATTACGTCGCCATGAACGACGCCCTTCGCAAGGTGCCCGCCGTGGAAAATACGCTCAGCATCCCGGTTGCCGTTAACCTGGTGAAAGACGACAGCACGAAAAAGCTGAAAGCCGTGCCCCTGTTCCAGCCCCTGCCGCAAACGCAGGCGGAGCTCGACAGCCTGAAAGATGTTTTCCATTCCCTGCCTTTCTACAAAGGGCTGCTCTATAGCGCCAATTCCAACAGTTACCTGCTGGCCGTGCACATCAACAAGGAAATCCTCAATTCCAAGCGGCGCATCGAGGTGGTGCAAAATATCCAGAAGATCGCCGAGGCATTCGGGCAAAAGCATAACCTGGACGTGAAGCTGAGCGGCCTTCCCATGATCCGGACGATCATGGCGACCAAGGTGGCCGACGAGCTGAAGATGTTCCTGTACATCTCATTCGTGCTTACCGCGCTCATCCTGCTCCTGTTCTTCCGGTCGTTCAGCGCCGTGCTCATGAGCATGATCGTGGTGGCGATCGGGGTGATCTGGAGCGTGGGGACGATTGTGTTGTGCGGATACAAGATCACGCTGTTAACAGGTCTGATTCCGCCGTTGATCGTGGTGATCGGGATCCCCAACTGCGTATACTTCCTCAACAAATACCATACGGAATACGCGCTGCATGGCGATAAGATGAAATCGCTCGTGCGGATGGTGCAAAAAATGGGCATCGTTACGCTGTTCACCAACCTCACGGCGGCGATCGGCTTTGGGGTGTTTTACTTCACCAATTCCGAAATCCTGAAGCAGTTCGGGGTGGTTGCCGGCGTGAATATCATGCTCATCTTCCTCATCTCCTTCATTTTCCTCCCCTCGGTACTGAGCTACCTGCCGCCGCCGAAAACGAAGCATACCAGTTACCTGGACAATAAAGCTTGCCGTTGGGTGCTGGAATTCCTGAACCGGCTTGTGTTCAACTACCGGCCATGGGTATACGCATTTACGGTGATTATGGTGGTGTTGGCCGGGGTGGGGATGATGCGCCTCCGGCCGGTGGGCTTCATCGTCGACGATATTCCGAAAAGCGATAAACTCTATACCGACCTGAAGTTCTTCGAACAGCGCTTCAAAGGCGTGATGCCGCTGGAAATCGCGGTAGACACGAAGAAGAAAAACGGCGTCGTGAACCTGCGCACCCTCGAAAAGCTCGACGAGCTGGGTAAAATTATTGCCGAACAACCCGCTTTCGCCCGGCCGCTGTCAGTCGCCGAAGGGATCAAATTCGCGAAACAGGCGTATTATAATGGCGACAGCCTCAACTATACCGTTCCCAACCAGTTCGACATTGGCTTTTTGGCGCCGTACCTGCGGATGAAAGGCAACGGCGACAAATCGGTGTTTACGCAACTCGTTTCGTCGTTTATGGATAGCACCCGCCAGGTGGCGCGCATGAGCGTGAATATGGCGGACGTGGGATCCGTGGCGCTCCCGCTGCTGCTGGATTCGCTGCGCCCGCACGTTGACCGGATCTTTGACACCGCGCAGTATAATGTAACGTTTACCGGTACGAGTATCATCTTCCTGGAAGGCAGCCGGTTCATCATCAATGGGCTGGCAGAAAGCATTCTGCTGGCGTTTGTGCTGATCATTTTCTGCATGCTGTACCTGTTCCGCAGCTGGCGGATGCTGGTGATCTCGCTGGTGCCGAATATTATTCCGTTGCTGGTAACGGCTGGGGTGATGGGTTGGATGGATATCGCGATCAAGCCGTCGACCGTGCTGGTGTTTAGTATTGCGCTCGGTATAGCCATCGACGTTACCATCCGTTTCCTGGTGAATTTCAAGCAGGAATTGCCGTTGAATAATTATGATATATCCGCCACCGTTAGGCATACGATCAACGATACGGGTTTGAGTATTATTTACACATCCCTGATCCTGTTCGCGGGCTTTATGATTTTCAGTTTTTCGGAGTTCCAGGGAACGAAGGCGCTGGGTTGGTTAACGAGCCTGACGCTGGTGATGGCGATGGTCACGAACCTGACGATACTGCCGGCGATGCTGTTGTGGATGGAGAAGGCGTTGCAGAAGAAGGCGCGGAAGAAGGAGTTGTGGAAGGCGCTGGACGATGAGGCGGACCTGGAAATGAAGGAAATCGGGCTGGATGAGCGGAAAAATTGA
- a CDS encoding IS1595 family transposase, which yields MKNKFLKGAHLSERKFKEILKLFSEDLTATQIANISGVSRVTINSYLKKIRMQIVKYCESLQPEKQAGAASYSHRNLSLHQQQDIAVAVKTDVDRIVKPVIFGIYKSDNKVFTEILPDMSRSMIQAIARGRSVLETVGSAERIRRFNGVVDLSQYRLYHLGHGHHEADSKNALDDVDGFWGLTKHRLAKFKGLNRNTAYLHLKECEFRYNNRHEELYAVLLNLLKTYPLNLS from the coding sequence ATGAAAAATAAGTTCCTAAAGGGCGCTCATTTGTCTGAGCGTAAATTTAAGGAGATACTAAAGCTGTTCTCCGAAGATTTAACCGCCACCCAGATCGCCAATATCAGTGGTGTGAGCCGGGTAACGATCAACAGTTACCTGAAAAAAATCAGGATGCAGATTGTGAAGTACTGCGAGTCTTTGCAACCTGAAAAGCAAGCGGGGGCCGCTTCTTATAGTCACCGTAACCTTTCTCTCCATCAGCAGCAAGACATAGCCGTTGCCGTTAAAACCGATGTTGACCGCATTGTGAAGCCCGTAATCTTCGGGATTTACAAGAGCGACAACAAGGTGTTCACTGAGATTCTTCCGGATATGAGCCGTTCGATGATCCAGGCGATAGCCCGCGGACGGTCGGTACTGGAGACGGTGGGTAGCGCGGAGCGGATCCGGCGGTTCAACGGCGTGGTGGACCTGAGCCAATATCGTTTGTACCACCTGGGCCATGGGCATCACGAAGCCGACAGCAAAAATGCGCTGGATGATGTGGACGGGTTCTGGGGGCTGACGAAGCACCGCCTGGCGAAATTCAAAGGGCTAAACAGAAATACAGCATACCTCCATTTGAAAGAATGTGAGTTTCGATACAACAACAGACATGAAGAATTATACGCAGTGTTACTTAATCTTCTCAAGACTTATCCGTTAAACTTATCTTGA